The Miltoncostaea oceani genome includes a region encoding these proteins:
- a CDS encoding DUF503 domain-containing protein encodes MGILSVDLHLPEGASLKTKRRELLRVKAGLTRRFSCAVSEVDHHDLWQRAGLTLALVGRSASETDERISDAARWLDGDEAFQVVGSARELVAVGSDRDAAWGS; translated from the coding sequence GTGGGAATCCTGAGCGTCGACCTCCATCTGCCGGAGGGCGCGTCCCTCAAGACCAAGCGCAGGGAGCTCCTGCGGGTGAAGGCCGGTCTCACCCGCAGGTTCTCCTGTGCCGTGTCCGAGGTCGACCACCACGACCTGTGGCAGCGGGCGGGCCTGACGCTCGCGCTCGTGGGCAGGTCGGCCTCCGAGACCGACGAGCGGATCTCCGACGCCGCCCGGTGGCTCGACGGCGACGAGGCGTTCCAGGTGGTCGGGTCGGCGCGTGAGCTCGTGGCGGTCGGGTCCGACCGCGACGCCGCGTGGGGCTCCTGA
- the rbfA gene encoding 30S ribosome-binding factor RbfA has protein sequence MAKRARTTRMRRVDTALRQVLAEVIARELSDPRLGFVTITHVESTQDVREAKVFFTTLRTRERRGSQEALDSARGLLQSRLAAELRSRHTPQLTFHYDTTQQDAVELTRFIDEVTGGIGPEDG, from the coding sequence ATGGCGAAGCGCGCCCGCACCACGCGGATGCGCCGGGTCGACACCGCGCTGCGCCAGGTCCTGGCCGAGGTCATCGCCCGCGAGCTGTCCGACCCGCGCCTCGGCTTCGTGACGATCACCCACGTCGAGTCGACGCAGGACGTCCGCGAGGCGAAGGTCTTCTTCACGACGCTCCGCACCCGCGAGCGGCGCGGCAGCCAGGAGGCCCTCGACTCGGCGCGGGGCCTGCTGCAGTCCCGCCTCGCCGCGGAGCTGCGGTCCCGTCACACGCCCCAGCTGACGTTCCACTACGACACGACACAGCAGGACGCCGTCGAGCTGACCCGCTTCATCGACGAGGTCACCGGCGGCATCGGACCGGAGGACGGATGA